The following are encoded together in the Salvia hispanica cultivar TCC Black 2014 chromosome 6, UniMelb_Shisp_WGS_1.0, whole genome shotgun sequence genome:
- the LOC125192325 gene encoding coatomer subunit zeta-1-like isoform X2, whose product MNLCPAVKNILLLDSEGNRVASKFFTDDWPTNKAKEAFEKAVFTKTQKTNARTEAEITMFEDNIIVYKFVQDLHFFVTGGEDENEMILATVLQGFFDAVAILLRDNVDKREALENLDLILLCIDEIVDGGIILETDASSIASKVSTNSIDSAAPLSEQTLSQALTTAREHFVRSLLQ is encoded by the exons ATG AATTTGTGCCCTGCTGTGAAGAACATTCTCCTTCTTGATTCAGAAGGGAACCGTGTCGCAAGCAAGTTCTTTACAGATGACTGGCCAACTAATAAAGCAAAAGAAGCTTTTGAGAAGGCTGTATTCACCAAGACTCAGAAGACAAATGCCCGAACTGAAG CTGAGATAACTATGTTCGAGGACAACATCATTGTGTACAAGTTTGTTCAGGACCTGCACTTTTTTGTTACTGGGGGtgaagatgaaaatgaaatgatctTGGCCACTGTTCTTCAGGGATTCTTTGATGCTGTTGCTATTCTACTCAG GGACAATGTTGACAAGAGGGAGGCGCTCGAGAATCTGGACCTCATTTTGTTATGCATTGATGAAATTGTTGATGGCGG CATTATTCTGGAAACTGATGCAAGCAGCATTGCAAGTAAAGTTTCAACCAACAGTATTGATTCTGCAGCACCACTATCTGAGCAG ACTCTAAGTCAAGCATTGACAACTGCGCGCGAGCATTTTGTGAGATCCCTTTTACAGTGA
- the LOC125192325 gene encoding coatomer subunit zeta-1-like isoform X1 encodes MLPFPLQNLCPAVKNILLLDSEGNRVASKFFTDDWPTNKAKEAFEKAVFTKTQKTNARTEAEITMFEDNIIVYKFVQDLHFFVTGGEDENEMILATVLQGFFDAVAILLRDNVDKREALENLDLILLCIDEIVDGGIILETDASSIASKVSTNSIDSAAPLSEQTLSQALTTAREHFVRSLLQ; translated from the exons ATGTTGCCTTTTCCTTTGCAGAATTTGTGCCCTGCTGTGAAGAACATTCTCCTTCTTGATTCAGAAGGGAACCGTGTCGCAAGCAAGTTCTTTACAGATGACTGGCCAACTAATAAAGCAAAAGAAGCTTTTGAGAAGGCTGTATTCACCAAGACTCAGAAGACAAATGCCCGAACTGAAG CTGAGATAACTATGTTCGAGGACAACATCATTGTGTACAAGTTTGTTCAGGACCTGCACTTTTTTGTTACTGGGGGtgaagatgaaaatgaaatgatctTGGCCACTGTTCTTCAGGGATTCTTTGATGCTGTTGCTATTCTACTCAG GGACAATGTTGACAAGAGGGAGGCGCTCGAGAATCTGGACCTCATTTTGTTATGCATTGATGAAATTGTTGATGGCGG CATTATTCTGGAAACTGATGCAAGCAGCATTGCAAGTAAAGTTTCAACCAACAGTATTGATTCTGCAGCACCACTATCTGAGCAG ACTCTAAGTCAAGCATTGACAACTGCGCGCGAGCATTTTGTGAGATCCCTTTTACAGTGA